Sequence from the Ereboglobus luteus genome:
GCACACCCATTACTCCACTTGAGGGAATCAGTTTGCGACCGGCGTTTTCCGGCGAAACACTCGACCGTCCCTCGCCGTTGTGCTGGGAGCACGAGGGCAACCGCGCGATTCGGCTCGGCAAATGGAAACTCGTCGCCAAGGGGCGCAAGGGTGCGTGGGAGCTTTACGACATGGAGGCGGATCGCGCCGAGTTGAACGACCTCGCCTCGCAGCATCCGGACATCGTGCAAAAACTCGCCTCCGATTGGGATGCATGGGCGTTGCGCGCCAAGGTGAAACCCTGGCCGTGGGACAATCCGGAAGCAGGCAGGATTCCCAAGGGAAGATCAACGATTCATGGACATTTCCGGACCAATCCCACGAGCCTCAGTGATGGCGGGCGCTGTGGCATTCGCGGACGACCTGAATCACTCGCATCAATTCCCGATTATATAAAAGGGGTGTCGTGCGACGCCTTTTTCAGCGGCGCTTCCATATAATACTATTAATCACGAAAATCGTTTCATGTGCCTGTCAATTTACTGGGATACATTGGAGACCAGCTTGACGTTATTGCGAATTCGCCGGAATGGCGTCTTTCATCCGCGTCACCCACTATTGATTAATACCCCGTTCCCATATTCCCGCGCCCTCCCACGTCATTTGTTTCCACCCTTATAGACACCCAGCCAATTTTTCGCCGCCTTTATGCAAACAACCCGCACGATGTATTTAATAAAGCCCTCAATGCTGCTCTTGTGCTTGGCCTTGTGCTCAACGCTGTCCCATGCCTTGGCAGACGCCGCGTCCGTGGCCCCGAATCCAAAACAGCCCGCCACCTGGCTCATCCCCGGCAACGGATTCGAGCCCTTTCCGGCTTCCTCCATCGGTTTTGGCGAAACATCCTGCATCGGACTTCCCGACGGGCGCATCCTCACTGCTCGGGGTGGATACATCGCTGTCTCGACCGACGGCATGAAAACTTTCCCCGTGGAAAACAACATCCCGTTCGTCAAGTCCCGCGCCGAGCCTGTGCGCGGGGCGCGCCTCGCCATCAGCAGCAGTGGCGCCTGGCTCGTGCTCTGGCGCACCGCGCACACGCCCGGAAAGCTCGCCGAGTTTTGGGACAAGTCCACCCACAACTACGTCCCGCATCTCACAGGCGGGCAGCTCATGGTGGCGCGTTCCGTTGACTCCGGCAAAACCTGGTCGGAGCCGCTTCGCATTTCCGACTCACGCTATACCAACGGGCATCCGCCGCGAAAAATACTCCAGACGAAATCCGGCGTCCTCCTCATTCCCGCGCAATACCGCACGCCGAACCCCGGACGACACACCGTCTCCATCCTCCGCTCGACCGACGACGGCGTTTCGTGGTCCGCTCCCGCACCCGCCTTCGATCTGCCAAACTCCAACGGCAACCATGACGGCGTTGTCGAGCCGACCCTCATCCAGCTCAAGGACGGCACCGTTTGGTTTCTCACCCGCACCAACCTCGGCGCGCTTTGGGAGTCGCGCTCCACCGACGACGGGCTCACGTGGTCGCCTTTGCGCCCCACCCGCATCTACGCCTCCTCGTCGCCGCCCACGCTTGAGCGTCTTTCCGACGGACGCCTCGTGCTTGTTTGGAATCCATGGAAGGATACCGAGGGCAATCCACCGCAGACGCGCGGCGGCGCCGACACCACGGACTACTCCCTCGCCGTGGCAAGCTGGCACCGTCGCGAGCTCCACCTCGCCACTTCCTCCGACGAGGGCAAAACGTGGAGCGAGCCCCTTGTCGTTGCCCGGCATCCCCGCAAAAGCGGCGTGTTCAAGGGTGGCTGGATTTCCTACGTCACCCTCTTCGAGCACGACAGCCACCTATATCTTTTCGCCCAGATGGGCGGACTCAACGCCCGCATCCCCCTCAATAAGCTCCCGTGAGCCCGGTCCTATTTTTCATAATCCAAATCAAAAAACGTCTCCCCATGCATAATATATTCACACCATTTACCCGCGTAGCGCAGCACACTGACAAGGCCGCCCCGCTCATGTCTTCGGGCATCCCGGCAAGGTGGATTTGGCAACCTGCGCTACGTGTGCTAAAGCTGGCCGCGGCTGTTGTCCTGGCGGGCGCGTGGATAACCACACCGGCTCCGGCCCAGTCTGCGTCGGCCGGCGCCATCGAGGGCGCGGTGTATAACGCGACCAACAGTCTTCCCGTGGGCAGGGCAAAAGTGAGCATCAAGGGAGCCAACCAAGAAACGCTCACGGATGACGAGGGCCGTTTCTATTTTCAGAATGTTGCCGCGAGCACCGTCGAGCTGGATGTATCCTATCTTGGCTTTAACACGCAAACCGCCTCGGTGACCGTGGAGGCTGGGAAAACCACGGTCCGCGATTTTCAAATCACCCGCGAAGGTTTGCCTAGACGCCGGGCCGAGGACGGCGAGGTTGTCATGTTGGAAAAGTTTTCCGTGGTGGCCGATCAGGCCATGAGCGCTCAGGCCATTGCCATGAATGAACAGCGCCACGCACCCAACATTAAGAATGTTGTTGCGCTGGAGGATCTCGGAGATTTTGGCACCGAAAACATTGGTGAATATATCCGGTTTCTCCCGGGTGTGGCTATCATTGACGACGGCGAGGAGGCCGGACGGCTTGCGCTTGGCGGCTTCCCCGCGGAGATGACTAATGTGCAACTCGACGGCGGCGATGTCGCAAGCACCGGTGTTGGCACGGAGATGGGGCGCACGCTTGCGCTCCAAGAGGTGCCCATGGTGAACATTGAGCGTGTTGAGGTCACAAAAGTCCCCACACCCGACATGTCGGCCACCGGCTTGGGCGGCTCGATGAATCTTGTTACCAAAAGCCTTTTGGGAACACGGCGCCCCTATCTCAATTACTCGATGTATATGACTTTTAACAACAAGGAGGGACTATCCTTTGATGGCGGCGGCAAGCAACCAATCCCACAAGTTACGCCGAAAACCAAAAAACCCTCCTTCAGCGTTTCCGCAGTGGTGCCGGCTGGCAAGCGCCTGGTCTTCAGCGCAGGTGCATCGCGCACATGGAAACAACGCCCTGCCGAGGGCACGCCGAGCGAGATCGCATATTGGAATCTGCAAGCCAAGGAATACCGTGATAAAAAATCCAAAAAGATTTCGCATTGGCCACCGGGCAATGGTCTCAAATCGCGCAAATCTCCGTTTCGGAGAATATTCAGGCTGGGGTGGAGATGAGGTTGTCACGCAACGACACCCTGTCGTTCACCGTCCAAACCCGGCAAGTCACCTCCGACCGGGCAACCAGCCGCCTTACCACCCGTTTTCATTACAACATGCAATACGATCCTGTGGGCGATGCTGGCTCAACCTCCACAAAGGAGGCGGGCGGACCGTTGCCAGGAAGCACAACCGGCGCGACTGAGCCGGGCGGCGGCACGATCGAAATGGGTGGCAACGCAGCGCTCAATTATTCGGAAGTGACGGATAGCACTCATATGACGTTGCGTTACAGGCACCGCAGCTCGAAGTGGCAGATTGACGCACAAGCCGTCTACTCTAGCGCCGAGCGTGTGCGCAGTAGTATGAATGAAGGCTACTTCAACGGCTATTACGCTTTGGGCAATCAAAGCACGACGAGAGGATATGACATGAAGGGTTATGATATCAATGTGGGCGACAGCATCCTTCCGAATAGCTACGTCATTAAAAATTCGGACACAGGCGAGACTGTGGACCGGTATGACGGAGACACTTACTACCTCCAGTCAGTCCGCGAAGAGGACGGCAAGTATAAAACCGACATGTATTCAGGGCGGGTGGATGTGACTCGTGTTTTCAACCACCGTTTTTCCCTCAAGGCCGGCGGAGCTTTCAGCCGATTGAAAAAGGACGATTGGAGGTTGCCGATTAATTATACCTTTGTGGGCGACGAGCAATATGGGGCCGACACTGCCGCCGGACGCATTGAAAGGAAGATGGTGCGTCACTACGATATTCTTGACGAGAGCATCGATGTGGACAGCAACGGCAATGCCGTCCGCTGGATCAGCCCGGTAAAACTTTACCAACTCTTTCTCTCCAATCCGGAGTATTTTCAGCAAAACACCAGCACCATCCAATATAAGGCGGAATACTCGAAAAAAATGATTGAGGACATTTCCTCGGCTTATCTGCGCTTTGACCTGAACCTTTTTAGCAATCGCATGCACATCATCGGTGGCGTGCGCTACGAAAGAACCGACCTCGAGGGTTGGAGCGTGAAAATAGACCACACCGCAAAATACCATCGGGATCCTGAAACCGGCCAGCCCTTGAGAAATCCCGATGACAGTTTGCAATTGATCACAACTGATACCGTAGAGCAAACCCGTCTTATCTATAAGGCGCGCGCTTTTTATGAGGGGCAAAACTACGATGGATTTTATCCCAGCCTGAATATCAATTATGCCTTCACCGATAATCTGGTGCTCCGCGCCGCCTACGCGCGCACTATCGGGCGTCCGGACGTGAGGTATGTCGTGGACGGCATCCGAGTGCCCGAGCTGACCGCGAAAGAGGTGCCTGACCCGGGAAGTGAGGAAGACGATGACGAAACCAACACGGCTGCGCGTGTGATCAGGGTGGGGAATCCCGGGTTGAAACCATGGACTGCGGACAGTTTCCACCTTTCTCTCGATTCATACCATTTAAAGGGCGGGTTTGGCTCTATCGGTGTTTACCGCAAGAATGTGACCAATTTTTTTGCGGATCGCGCGTTTACCGCCAACCGGCAGGATCTCGAGTATTATGGCATAAGCGATGCCGATATCGATTTTATGATAGAAAATGATTACGCGATCCGCCGATGGGTGAATGTCGGCGACGCGCACCTGACAGGGCTCGAAATAAGCTACCGACAGGACCTGTTTTTTCTTCCGTCGTGGCTTCAAAAAATACAGGTATGGGCGAATTACACGCATCTGAAGGTCGGCGGTCCCAACGCCGAGGAATTCACCGGATTCACCCCCGACGCGCTTTCCTGCGGCATAAATTACATCCGCCCGCGCTTTTCCATTCGTCTCACCTGCGCTTATCAGGCGGAGACAAAGTCAAAGGAGGTTCCCGTGGCGGAGGGCACACAGGCGGCGCGCTTTACCCCGCAGGACACTTATGAATATCAAGCTTCCAGTATTCGCTACGGAATCACAGCCGAATACAGTCTCTCCCGAGCATTTACCCTGTATATGAATTGGAATAATATATTCGGCAAGGACACCTATGTTTACCGTCGCGCAGCCGACACTCCCGCCTATGCGCAAAACTACCAGCGCTACATCGTCCCGTCCTACATTATGATTGGCGTGAAAGGGAGATTCTAAGACGGCAAACTCCTAACGTGTGTGTCGCGATGAAACAAACAGCCGGATGAAAGACAACGCGCTGTTTTAAAAACAAAGAATAATTTTTATGAAAAACTTAACCCAAACAATTTTAAAACACATCTTTGTGATAGCGTTTGTTGCTTTGACGCTTTCGCCATGTGCCATGGCGCAACAACAACCGCCGGTTAGCTCCGGAACTCATGCCTTTGGGGAAGATATCACGTTTGATCCGCCCACCCGGCAGACGATGGACGCAACGGCCACCCCCACGTGGCTGATTGCCGACGGAGTCACTGTCACAATAGCCAACGTGAGCACCGCCAGCAGCGGCGGTGTCATTTCTATCGGAGGTGGCGTTGGTAATAACACCGTTTTCACCATTGCGCCCACAGGATCAACCGGACGCGTCATTTTCAGAGGCAACATCACCAGCGGCGAGGGCAGCGTTTTTTATCAAAATCGCGCATCCGTTAATATCACCAACGCCTCCTTCATCGGTAACGGCTCCACCAAGGCTGCCGTCCACGGCGGCGGCGTATTCAGAATCGGCTCCACCGCCATCGAGACCCGTCTCACCAACGTCGTCTTCGATAAGAATTTCGCATATTCTCTCGGCGGTGCCATCCGCACCCTTCACGGCCTTACGATTACCTCCGGCACCTTCACCGGCAATCACGCCAGCGGCACCACCGCCACCACCGGCTTCGGCGGCGCCATCGCCGCCACCGCGGGCGGCCTCAACCTCAATAACAATGGCATCCAGCAAAGCATTATCACCGAAAGCTACTTCGCAGACAACTGGGCCTCCCGCTACGGCGGCGCCATCGGCGTGGATGGTAACAATCCCCACCACTCCATCACCTACTGGGATCACATCGGCTTCGACGACAACTTCGCCGCTCTCGGCGGCGGCGCGATCTACGACATCGCAAATACCAATAATCTTATTAGCGGAGCGCGACACATCAACGGCCAGCGCTTCGTCTTCACCGGCACCACCGGTGCCACCGAATACGTTTCCTCGGGCAACATTGCCCGCGGCGAGGCAATGACGGCGGACGAAATTACCGCCGCTCGCAGCGGCTCCTTCGCCTTTAGCGCCGCGGCTTCCGCAAAGGCCGGCGGCTTCTATTTTTCAAACGCCGTGGGCACCCTGCTTCGTTTCGACATCGCCGAAAACGTCACTGTCGAAATCGGCAAAGCCGGCAATCCCTCCGCGTGGGATTCCATCGCCAACAGCGACACTTCCGGCACCAGTGCGAGACTTGAACTCACCGGCACCGTCGCCACCGGTGGCGGAACGCTGATTTTGCATGCCGACAACTCCTACTTCCAAGGCTCGGTCAACGTGGACAAGGGCACGCTTCTCCTCGGCAACCGAAACGCCAAGCTCGGCGGCGTTGTCACCGTCGCCGATGGCGCGGGTTTTGGCGGGGCGGGGGAATTGATCACGCACAAACAGAACGACACGGTTTTCGCCGGGCGCACAAAACTCGTCATTGGCGACAATGCCTCCCTTCAGATCGGCACCGACACGGCTCTCGACGCGGAAACACTCGCAGTCGCGGGCGACTTGAGCGTTGGCACGGGCATCACCTTCACGCACGATCTTTTCACCAGCGGCTCGGCCAGTCTGCTGTCCGTGAACAACCTCAGCATGGCGGGCACCGGCACAGTCAACCTCAGCCTGCTGGCCACGGGTTCGTTTGCGATCATGGAGTGGTCGGGCGTCGGGCTTGGCGCGGGAGACTTGGGCAAGCTCACTCTCACCGTGGACGGCGTCACCAACAACCCCCGCAGCACCGCCGCGCTTTCACTGTCGGGCAACCAGCTCGTCGTCACCAACACGGTCAACAACCTCGTCATGCGCTGGACGGGCGCCGAGGGCGGCAGTTGGATGCGCCGCCCCCGTGGGGCGCAGCAAAACTGGGCCGATGCGGGAGGCTCCGAGGAAAGCCGGTTTTTCAACGCGGACAGCGTGGTGTTCGATGGCGTGGCGGATGCCGCAAACGCCTCCAACCGAGACATCACCATCGAGGCCGGTGGCGTGGTCGTTTCCGATATGGAAGTATCGGGAGCCGCGGATTACGTGTTTCGCGGCGAGGGCGGAATCGAAGCCGACGCCAACGCCGTGGGCAGCGCGGCCTTCACGCCATCGGGCAAGTTGAAAAAGAGCGGTGAGGGCGAGTTGGTTTTCGCCAACACCGCCGCAAACACCTTCAAGGGGGCATCGAAATTTCGGGCGGCTTGATCGGCTTTGACAACGCGGCGCAACTCGGCTCCGGCACGGGCGGCATCACGTTTGCCGATTCCGGCACGCTGCGCGCCGCAAGCACGGTCACGGGAACCCTGACCGACAACGTGCGCGTCGCGGCGGGCAAAACCGCCGCGATCGAGGTGGAGCGGGGAGGCTCGTTCATTTACGGTGGCGTGCTGAGTTCGGCGGCGGACTCAACGTTGCGAAAAACCGGCGAAGGCTCGCTCCTCCTCACAGGCGACAGCTCGGCAAATGCCGGCGCGCTCGCAATTGACAAGGGTGCGGTAACGCTGGTGGAGACTAATGCAGCGCTCGGAGGAAAAATCACCGTGGGCGCCGGCGCGACTCTCGGCGGCGTGGGCGCGGCGGGCGCGGGCGGCTCGGTCAAGATTGCCGCCGGGGGCATTCTGGACGCCGGGCTGGACAGCACGCAATCCGGCACGCTCACCGTCCATAACTTGGAAATGTCCGGCGGCGCGACACTGAGGCTGGACCTGTTCAAGGATGCCGACGGCGCGTATCAAAAAAGCGACCGCGTGTTCGACTCCGGCACCTCCTCCATCAGTGGCGCCAATACAATCGACCTCACCTCGTTCGCGACCGGCACCTTTAATCTCGGCAACCTTGGCGGCCTCGCCGCCGCCGGAAGCGTGACACTAAGCGGCATGACACTGCCCGTCGGCGGACGACTCTCAGCGGAATTAACCAACGCCTCCGGCACATTGGAGATGATCACGACCTCCGACCAGTCCCGCGTGATGACCTGGAAGGGCGGAGCCAACTCCACTTGGAATCTCGCGGAAAAAAATTGGAGCGACGGCGGCTCGGTAAACCAGTTCAGCTACGGCGACCGCATCATCTTCGACGACACCTCCTCCGCCGCCAATCGGGAAATCTTCATCGACGCCGGCGAGGTGCGCATCGCCGACATGACCGTCAACGGCAACACGGATTACACATTCACCGGCGGGGGCATCCACGCCTCCGCGGACAATGTGCAGCCGGACTCCGGCGGCGTCGCGCATATCGTCGGCACCGGCAGGCTGGTGAAAACCGGCAATGGAACGCTGACATTGGCAAACGGACAAAACACATTCACCAGGGTTGAACTCGGCGGCGGTGTGCTCGCCGTGGGCAATGGCAATCAGCTCACAACCACCGACACTAACGCCGGCATCGTCTTTACCAACGACGCGACACTGCGTGCGACGAACGATCTCTCGCTCGACAACCAAATTTTCGTCACATCGGGCTACACCGGCGCGGTGGACAGCAACGGTCACGACATGGTGCTCCAAAGCGTGTATCTTGGAACGAATGCCGCCTTCGTGAAGCAAGGCGAGGGTGTTGCCACGATTGAACAGCGGCTTTCCCTGCCAGACACCAGTGCGCTCATCGTGCGCGAAGGCACGGTGCGCGTGGGCGCGGATTATGTTTTTTCAACCAATGAAGGAGCGTCCATCGTTGTGGACGCCGGCGCGAAAATCGATCTTGCCGGGCACAGCCTGCTAATGCGCGGCCTGTCCGGCGCGGGCGAGGTCGACGTGGCGGGCGGATACCTTATATATAACGTGGATTCCGCCTCCAGCGTGGGCACTTTTGCTGGCAGCCTTGCCGGCTCGGGCACGATCAACAAGACGGGCGACGGCAAATGGACACTCTCCGGCGTGAGCAGTTTTGACGGCACCTTCCAACTGGTCGCCGGCGAACTCGGACTGGCCAACAACGATGCCCTCGGCACGAGTTCGCTGACAGTCGCACCAGCCGCCACCGGGTTGTCTGTCGAGGCGGACGGCCTGAACATCGCCAACCCCATCACGGCGGGCACCGGCATGCTCACCATCGAGAGCAACGGCCTCGGCGCGGAGTTTTCGGGAAACATCACCGCCGACACAATCGCCCTCGCGGGCACCGGCACGCTGATGCTCTCGGGTAACAACACCATCGCCAATATGGCGATCAACGTCCCGCATGCAATCGCCCGCCGCGCCGAGTCGGTTTCCGGCGATGTGCAAATCGGCGCCGGAAACACACTGGAGTTCCGCGGTGTCAGCATGGGGCAGGTCAACGGCGACATTACCGGCAACCGAGTGCTGTTCACCTCGAGCACAATGGCCCTGAGGGGAGCAAACACACTGTCGCGAGTTGACATCGCCGACAACTCGCGAGTGAGCGCCGCTTCCACCGGCGCGCTCGGCGGCATCGGTTCCAACATCACCGTGCGCGACGGCGCGTGGCTCGCACTTCCGGTCGTGGGCGTGACAGGCGGCAATATGAACGTGGATGGTGGCGCTCTTGTATTCGGCTCGGAGCAAGGCATGGGGTCACTCGCGCTCTCCGGCACACTTGGCTTTACGAATGGCGGCGAGATCCGCCTGGCCGCGCTCCTTCCCACGGGCGTTTACACCGCTGCCGTGGCGTATGGCGGCATCGCGAACATGCCCGACTACGATCCGCATCAAGGCGGCATGTTCATGGTGGCTGACATCGTCAATGGAGACACCCTGGTCCTCACCGCCTACAACAAGGCGCTGGAGCCGGGCAAGGACATCGTCGTGGCCTTCGACGCGCTGTCCTCCACGATGCGCGCCGTGAACGCGCGCATAAGCGAGGAATTCATCACTCCGCTGGCGGATGAAAACGCGCCGCGAGGCAAACGAAGCCTGTGGTTCCGCGCCATCGGTTCCTTCATGGAATATGGTGATGACGAGGAACACATCGGCTACACCGACAACACTTACACGGGACTCATCGGCTACGACTGGCTCCTCCAAAAGAATCTCATGCTGGGCGCCTATGTCGGCTATTCGTTCTCAAAAGTGGAAACTTCCAATGATGCCAAAACGGACATGGACATGCCTTTTATGGGCGTATACGCCGCGCGAAAACTGGGCGCGTTTTGTGTCTCGGCGGATGTGATGCTTGGCACTGGAAAAGCCGACACCGAACGCACGGAGGATTTCGGCAATTTTGTGACCGGCTCCCACAAACTCGACACACTCGGCGCCAGCATGGAAGTCAGCTATAGCCTGCCGATTTTCGCCAGCGGCGAAGTCAGGCCTTCCGTGGGGATTCATTACATGAACCTGTCATTTTATAATTATGCCGAGGAAGGAAAAGGCGCGGTGCGACTGGATGATGTCAACGCATCGCTGTTGCAAGGCGTGGTCAAGATCGACGCCAGCAAACGCATTGAAATGCCATGGGGGCTTCCCGGCGCGGTGGGCCTGAGCGTGGGCTGGCGGCAGAACTTCCGCAATGATCGGACGGACGCATGGGCGACACTGGTGGAGTATCCGGACGCGCGCATACAAATCCGCGGTGACAAATACGACAAAAACAGCGTCATGGCTGGCTTGAACATCAGGATGATGTTGTCGAAATCCATGATATTCTCGCTGGCCTACGATTACGATTGCGTGCCGTTCGGCGATCAAAACAACGGCACCGGACGCCATACCTTCAACTCGAGCGTGAGGATAACTTGGTAAAACTGGCACATTGTGCCACCTCGTGCGAAAATTCATCTAACGAGTCAACGAACGCTTCGTTGGTTCCAATCGCATGCTTGTTTACTGATATAGTAATCGCATGCGCCTCTTCGAAAATTTCTCCGCAATCACCGGCAAGGGTGGCGACGTTGTGCTCTGCGATCCCATGGTGCCGTGGACCGGTTTGTTTGTGCTGATGGAACTCTTCGAAAACAAAACCGTTTCGTTGCCGTCACTGTTTCGAAAGTAGCGATATACAAGTGATATCCCGACTGCGTTGGATGCGCGGAATTGCGTAAACGACGTGAGCAGAATCGCGCATGGAAAACGGCTAACTCCAGTCCCCGCCATTTTCGCCTTGGCGTTGGGGATTCCGTCCTGTTGGTTTTTTTTCCGCTTGCCGGCTTATTGGCCATCCGCGCGGGCCTTCATTTCCGATCTCATTTGTCATTACCTCGACCTCTTATTCGACCAAACTATGAAAACATCACATCGCCCAGCCCGGTTCGCCGTCGCGTTCCTGTCCATTTTCTTTCTCGCAGCCGTCGCATCGGCGCAGCCGAAGTCATTCGAATATCGTTATTTTAAGAGCAACATTCAGGATCTCATCGCGCAGATACCGTCGCCGCCCGCGGATGATTCGATTGCGGGCATGGCCGACCTTGAGACTGTCATCCAGCTGCAGAAAGACGTTACCCCGGCGCAAATCGAGCGGATTAAGCGCGTCGATTCGCACACCGCGCGCAATGTCATGGGCATGGGCGCGCAGGCGCTCGGCTCCTGGTTCTCAAAGGAAAATCTCCCCCGCACCGCGGAAATATTGAAGGAGGTAAATATGGAGCGCCACTACATCGGCCTCACCGTCAAGGACCACTGGAACCGTCCCCGTCCGTATGTCCGCGACCCGAGCATCCAGCCGACCGCGCGCCGGTCCAAGGAAAGCTCCTATCCCAGCGGACATTCCGCCGCCAGCGCGGCTTGGGCGGGAATAATCGCGGCGGCAATGCCCGAATACAAGGAGCAGCTTTTTGAGGAGGTGCGCGAAACGATGTGGTGCCGCGTCATGGCTGGCATGCACTATCCGACCGACACGCACGCAGGCAGGAAACTCGGTTTTCTCATCGCGGATGAAATGTTGAAAACTCAAACCACACAGAAAGCCATCAAGGAGATGCGCGCGGAAATTCTCGCGTTCATAAAGGCGAATCCGGATGTCGTGACGCTGCCAAAGCAGTGACGCCGGCGCCCGGCTGCGCGGGCTGTTTGCGTTCCGAGGGCTGACTTACGCTCCGCCTGTTTTTGCCGCCAGCGCCTTGAGTTTTTTGTCAATTGAGGCGCGCGTTTTTTTCGACATGCGGTCGATGAACAGCATGCCGTTGAGGTGGTCGACCTCGTGCTGGATGCAGCGGGCGAACATGCCGTTGCACACGAGCAGATGCGGCACGCCCTCGGCATCCTGGTATTTTACCGTGATCTCGTCGCGCCGCTCGACGTCGCCGCGAATGTCGGGAAATGACAGGCAGCCTTCCTCCACGATTTCCTTTTCGACCGGATGCACTTTTACCTCCGGGTTCACGATCACCATCGGCATGATCAACTCCAGCGGCGGGTGGCTGCCGTCGAGCTCCCAGTCGAAGTCGTCGTCCACTTGCGATACGTCCACGACGCAAAACTGCAATGCCTTCCCGATTTGTTGCGCGGCCAGCCCGATGCCGGGCGCGGCGTGCATTGTCTCGACCATGTCGCGCGCGAGCGTGGCGAGGGGCGCGTCGAAGACGTCGATCTTGACACCCTTTTTTCTTAAAATCGGATCATTATATTGAACTATTGGAAGCAGCATGGGTCGATGTTCGCTTGCATCGTGGGTTTGCAATTGCCGGCCCGCAACCAATATTCTCCACTGCCTGCAGAATGTCACCGACGCGCGAAAAAAACAGCAAGCTGACCGCGGCCGTGGCCTGGCTCACGGCCGGGCTCGCGCTGCTCGTGCTCGCGTGGATGGTGCCCGTCAACTTGAAATCCGTCACGCCCGCGCTCCTGCGCGCCGCCGGAGAGAACACGCCGCGTGTCGCCGCGTTCGGCCAGCAGCGGCTCGATTCGGAAAAGCTCGGCGCGGCCAGCCTCATCCTTGAGGCGGCGAGGCTCGTCAACGACCCCGGCGCGGCTTCGCTCGAGCGAGGCATCCGGAA
This genomic interval carries:
- a CDS encoding TonB-dependent receptor domain-containing protein, with product MRLSRNDTLSFTVQTRQVTSDRATSRLTTRFHYNMQYDPVGDAGSTSTKEAGGPLPGSTTGATEPGGGTIEMGGNAALNYSEVTDSTHMTLRYRHRSSKWQIDAQAVYSSAERVRSSMNEGYFNGYYALGNQSTTRGYDMKGYDINVGDSILPNSYVIKNSDTGETVDRYDGDTYYLQSVREEDGKYKTDMYSGRVDVTRVFNHRFSLKAGGAFSRLKKDDWRLPINYTFVGDEQYGADTAAGRIERKMVRHYDILDESIDVDSNGNAVRWISPVKLYQLFLSNPEYFQQNTSTIQYKAEYSKKMIEDISSAYLRFDLNLFSNRMHIIGGVRYERTDLEGWSVKIDHTAKYHRDPETGQPLRNPDDSLQLITTDTVEQTRLIYKARAFYEGQNYDGFYPSLNINYAFTDNLVLRAAYARTIGRPDVRYVVDGIRVPELTAKEVPDPGSEEDDDETNTAARVIRVGNPGLKPWTADSFHLSLDSYHLKGGFGSIGVYRKNVTNFFADRAFTANRQDLEYYGISDADIDFMIENDYAIRRWVNVGDAHLTGLEISYRQDLFFLPSWLQKIQVWANYTHLKVGGPNAEEFTGFTPDALSCGINYIRPRFSIRLTCAYQAETKSKEVPVAEGTQAARFTPQDTYEYQASSIRYGITAEYSLSRAFTLYMNWNNIFGKDTYVYRRAADTPAYAQNYQRYIVPSYIMIGVKGRF
- a CDS encoding carboxypeptidase-like regulatory domain-containing protein, which translates into the protein MSSGIPARWIWQPALRVLKLAAAVVLAGAWITTPAPAQSASAGAIEGAVYNATNSLPVGRAKVSIKGANQETLTDDEGRFYFQNVAASTVELDVSYLGFNTQTASVTVEAGKTTVRDFQITREGLPRRRAEDGEVVMLEKFSVVADQAMSAQAIAMNEQRHAPNIKNVVALEDLGDFGTENIGEYIRFLPGVAIIDDGEEAGRLALGGFPAEMTNVQLDGGDVASTGVGTEMGRTLALQEVPMVNIERVEVTKVPTPDMSATGLGGSMNLVTKSLLGTRRPYLNYSMYMTFNNKEGLSFDGGGKQPIPQVTPKTKKPSFSVSAVVPAGKRLVFSAGASRTWKQRPAEGTPSEIAYWNLQAKEYRDKKSKKISHWPPGNGLKSRKSPFRRIFRLGWR
- a CDS encoding sialidase family protein, with translation MAPNPKQPATWLIPGNGFEPFPASSIGFGETSCIGLPDGRILTARGGYIAVSTDGMKTFPVENNIPFVKSRAEPVRGARLAISSSGAWLVLWRTAHTPGKLAEFWDKSTHNYVPHLTGGQLMVARSVDSGKTWSEPLRISDSRYTNGHPPRKILQTKSGVLLIPAQYRTPNPGRHTVSILRSTDDGVSWSAPAPAFDLPNSNGNHDGVVEPTLIQLKDGTVWFLTRTNLGALWESRSTDDGLTWSPLRPTRIYASSSPPTLERLSDGRLVLVWNPWKDTEGNPPQTRGGADTTDYSLAVASWHRRELHLATSSDEGKTWSEPLVVARHPRKSGVFKGGWISYVTLFEHDSHLYLFAQMGGLNARIPLNKLP